Genomic segment of Salvia hispanica cultivar TCC Black 2014 chromosome 2, UniMelb_Shisp_WGS_1.0, whole genome shotgun sequence:
CAGCCGGCTTCACACCTAATGTTGGAAAGGTCTCAAGTGATTTAATCTTCTAAGAACCACAATTAATGTCAGCTGAAATAGGCCATCCATTTTCAATCGTGAAATAACTCGAGGAGCGAACAAGAACTCATATTAATAGATAAGTGAACCATTGTTTCTGTGGTTTACTAAGACAAGAGCTCTATAGAGCAGCAGCAATCCAATTAATCTAAAGAAACAAGACTTCCTTTTTAACTTCTAGTTCTAGGGAAATCATTACGGGAAATGTCTCCCGGATATTGGCATCAAATAAGCAAGAATTGAAGACAAAATTACTGGACAGGAGAAggaatataaaagaaaacCCACATATGTTTACACCCTTTGAATTGGACAGATTGAAGACAATGAAACAATGTCACCTAAAGTTGAACATTCGGGTAAAAGCACCACAGGCTTAAGTGTTTTCTGTACATTACAAAAGTACACGGAACAAGCAGGATCCAATCACCTGATCTAAACTACCATGACACAAATAAGAACATACAAAGAGTTCAAGTGTGCAAGAGGCCAGATTAACCCCGGATTTCAGTGCATAAACCcaaatcaacaacaaaaatcTGACACAGACAAGAGAAGATCGTAACCGAATAACCGTGCATCGAAGATTGATCAATACCGGTCGACCATTGAACAGAGCATATCACATttacaaacaaaattatagaGATATAGCCATAGAGAACGTAATTAAGTGACAACAAACGCACAAATTGTACCTGAGGCACATCAATCGGCTGATTGAGCTCGCCGGGTTTAATGTCCTCCATCGGCGCTTGATCTTTGGTCAATTTGACATACCGAGAGGGGTGATCCTCCGCCATTTCAGAGCAGGATCAGCTCAATCGATTCGAGCACGATGAAGGAATAACCGAAAACGGATCCGCACGCACAAGCACAGTCGGTTTGACAGTATTAGTCAACAGATATGGAGGAAGGAGTAAAAGATGGGTAAACCAAATTAGCAGTGAATAACAAATTGACTTTACAATGAAAATGCgtttaaatatttagaatgtccttttattttttgacaattttatgTCTGAATTGCAATTGGGCAAGAACTATATATATGCCTATATTTAGTTTAGATGGAATAAGACTGTTCAGGCCTCGGTATATGTATGGGATAGTAAACTGTTTTAATCCAATAATAAGGACCCAACAGTAATTTTagcttaaaataaattaatttataatacaaAATTTCAGAGCCAATTTTAAAAAGGCCCACCAGGTGGAATTTCCATAACCAATTTACTGGGATAAATTGACTATATTTTGAGATGAAACAATTTAGTACagttcaaaattattttttttgggtactATTAAGAGGTTATAGGTTAGTTTGCAGCTAAGATTGTTTTTGTCAAAATGTTTGCTttggagagaaaagtaaaatgaacAAGTTCTCATTTTGCGCTATACTAAACgcatttaatactattatgaTTATTACTAGGACTAAATTATCCCTCAtctatttcattatattatgaattttgaatttatctaCTATTTCCAATATAAAATCAAGTATTATGAAAGTATAGatatacatcaattataaTCTTGTTCAGATGGAAATATTTATCgaatttcattaactttttacacatattttgtacagTAACTTGTAAAttgaactaaaataaaattcatccCCTTAAATATGGAATATGTAAAgtaacaacaaattaatttggttATATTTGGTTGTTAATTTGTTATCCCTTAGTATATCCAAGTACATGGAATAAAATCAAGTCGAAATCTCTTACAAAGGTATTTTATAAGAGTTGGTCTGAGTTGATGTACCTTTATCGTAGAGTATGTGAAGCTAATTGTGATCGCTCCTATACTTTAAACTATTAACACTTTCTTTTGGATGTAATGACACATAAGTATCAAGTGTAGTTTACGTCAGaaaggatttgaatatatttgtaGTTATGATACTTTGTTATGTTTTgctcattttatttgaaagcAACTATAATTGTGCTGATTTTGGGgtgttttttctttattttctgttgGATTTTTATTCACGAATCTTCTGGAAGACCCTTTAGCACTTGGCAGCATGTTTGAGCTAAAAATGCAACCAAAACATCTATTCGCAAGAAATATAAGGTTCATTTTTGTTCTCGAAAGCCTCTAGTTTAGTCATCACCTTAAGTCTGTAAGTGcctgatataaaaaaaaaaaaaaaaaaagaactctTTCAATAAATATCTATAAAATCTGTACTAGTATTAAGAAACGGTGCTGGCTGGATTCAATTCAATACACAATCTTACTACAAATTCAACAgtacaacaaaataaagataaaatgaaactaataaaaaagaaatcataGTAACATCCAAGTATtgaaataacaacaaaaaattaaacaatattgtCTGGAAAATTATGGACACACAAGTAGTTATTTATTTGCAAGGAGATTTTCACGCAAATGAAACATCTCATTATTAAATAGTGTTGGTTgatattatctatttttatgttttttttaaattttttttgactAAATTAGCAAACTAATTATAGGCCAAAATACCGGCCCAATATGTAGATATTGATGATGATCATGTGTGGATTCTGGAACCTCCAAGAGCAAATTCTACAAGCTTCCAGATGCCACCAATGCATCTTCCTCCTCACTATAAAGGCAGAGGCAACTCCGGCTCCACTTGAAAACATTTCCCAAGCAATTAGAAAATCTGAGTCATCTTTAGCCTTGTGAAACAATGGCTTCCTCTTTGGCTCTGAAAAGGCTCCTCTCCTCTTCCAGGCTTCTCTCCAGATCGGTCCGCCCCGCCGCATCCTCTCGCCGCTTCTTCAACACCAACGCCGTACGCGAATACGACAGCGACGACCGCGACCCCGATGTGATCAGCCGCCGCGTCTTCTCTCCGTTCGCGTTCCCAACGAGGAGCAGCCTGAGCCAGATCCTGAACGTGATGGACCAGATGATGGAGTCGCCGGTCATGAGTGGAGGAGGCGGAAGGAGGAGCTGGGACGCGAGGGAGACGGAGGAGGGGCTGCAGCTGCGTGTGGACATGCCTGGATTAGGGAAGGAGGACGTGAAGGTGTCGGTGGAGCAGAACACGCTGGTTATTAGAGGCGAAGGGAAGAAAGAGAATGAGGAGGATGAGAGTGGGAGGAGGTATACGAGCAGGATCGATCTGCCGGAGAAGCTGTACAAGACAGATGAGATCAAGGCGGAGATGAAGAACGGAGTGCTCAAGGTGTTTGTGCCCAGGATCAAGGAGGACCAGAGGAATGATGTTTTCCATGTTAATATCGACTAGTTTATGAGTCTAGTGTTTAAATAACAAGTTCCATGTTTTTTTCCGTGATTCGGAAATGTTACTGCCTTTCTTCTTCTGATTTCCTCTACAATACCACCTCTCCGTTTTAACTTGCTGCTATGACTATGGTACGatcatatttcatattttagaattcacatatttcttttctaatatgtttttttttcatcaagtTACTTATTAGTAGGGATTTACTTGTCTTTTacacatttttgttttcttattcattaagttaattatactattataaattgTTTTCTTATAAAAGTGTACAAATAAGTAGGATTGCAAGTCatcatgttaaaaaaaaaagtacaacaGATTTCACCTTTCTCTAAAGATGTTCAAGTTTGGTTTGGACAGCCAACTCAGCATTTTTAGACTAAATGCCACGTCAAAGTTGCCACGATTCTATTTAGCAATCCAAAAGCGAAAGAGTTATAAACAAATAGCTACGAATAGATTATTTAGTTTacatataaattgataaaaataaaaacaccaGAATCAGTTATTAGAGCTGTACCTATTTCTAATAATTAGCACTAAATCAAAACTAAGCAAGAAAAGATTCTCAAGCCTTTCTCTTCATGCGTTACTACATACTTCAGGGGATAagtaatatactactaatttagTTACTTAGCAAAGCCCCGGTTAAGAATCCTACTATAAGTTTAGCAACAGTAACAACATCAATGCTCTTATTAGCattgtacaaaatttgcaGACATCCCTCCTTGCTGCTATGATACTACTGCTGCTACTCCTTGTTCCTTGAGGATCTGTCTTTGCGGTGTCCACCAAGAATACGAGAAATCTGAAGACCTCTACTGAACGCTTGGTTGAACAACATTCGAGTTTGAAACTCAGACACAAACGGGAACCATGCAAGAAACGCTACAGGTGTAAATAGTAGCAGCCCCATCAAGATCTCATAACCACGTGCCAAAGTTCGAACAGAACCCCAAAATCCAGCTCTTTGAACAATTGGCTTACATGCTTGTGCAATCTGTCAAGTGAAAGTGGACATATTTGGATTATGAAGCAGCacatttgaaagaaaaatggagTTCCTTGCAATGAAACTAAGAAAGGAGTTAACTAACCAGGAGTAAACCCCAACCAGTAGGCAGGAAGGCGAGTATGCAGACTACAATATCTCTTGGCGTCATGTGAGGGAGAGCGATCAAAATAGCAAGGATAGAGACAAAAGTAACAAAGATTAAACCCTTGATAAGCCGAAAAACAAGCTGGAAGTTTGCACTGAACTTCCTCCGTCCAACTGAGACTGTCTGGAGAGTAAAAACAAGAGAAACAATGAAAATCCTAGTTGAAAGACATCAGCATTTGTAATTTGCTGCTTCcatttgaattaatatatcatttgaaacaagaaatattgtccaatttggccaagttgttgacattctcaagcACGCAATATGGTTCTAACATAAACAAACTAGAATTAGTATATCACTTGAATGCAACTGACAAATCTAAATGGGCATTTGTCAATTTGGACACCTGGCAGACGTTAAAATTCGCCTGTAAAATGCCATCAAACAGCAAACTGCACTTTCTAGGTTACTAATTATAAGCAATTTTCATATTGTGCAGGTTTAAATATGCAAACCATctcttcattaaaattaagagTTATGAGAAGGAAAACTGGTATGTTTGTCTTGTCCATATCCAAGAATCATAAGAATCACAGTAGAAGATTCAGAAACAGGAATAAAGTAACCTCACCTTCATGACAAAAAGGATCAGGAATATCACTAGCCATGATATGCCATATACCTGCAATACACACACCAGTGTGAATCACAAAACTAGCAACTCCAAAAGAATTttctttaatcaaataaacaaaaagcAAAAACTAGCAGAGAATAAAAGACTTTCAAGTAAAAACATACCAGAACACTTTTAGTATGTCTGGTGATGTGCAAGTGATAAACAAGCCcatattgatatataaaaaatctcaagGCCAATATAATCTCAGCAATGATGCCCAATTTCCCTGAATGACGAAGATGGTCCTGTTCTTCCTCCCACCATGATTCCCAACTTTTTTCTGACGGAACACCGATACCTCCTCGGTTACTAATCCACTTGTTCCAATCAATCCAATCATCAACTATCTTTTGCCACTCAAAACCAGAAGGGTTGAAAAGAAAGGGAGCAAAAAGCCAGGTGCCAACCATAAACCACATTGATACAGTAATCAATATATATGCAACAGTGCCCCTATAGGATTGCCCAAAGATTTGATAAACAAGAAGTAATATCATTAACTCAAGTCCCTTAACAAAGTGGCTCCGAGAGTATAGCCGATAGTTATCAGCAAATTTGGCATGGAAAACCACAAATCCACGACCAGTTGGCCTATATTTTGCACCTCCATGAAGTAATGTCCTCCCATAATAATGTGTCTTTGTTCCCAGggaaaaggtaaaaaatacAGGTGCAAGCTGCAGTTGCATCAGTATAAATTCGCTTAATGCTGTTCGAAACCCTTTCTCCAGTCCAATTTCCATCATCATCGGGAGAGCCATCAGAAATCCAATTTGAACAAATGACTGAGAGGCAAGAGCGACTTCAAGAGGCTTATTTTGTCGAATTCCTGGTAGACTACTTAGCCCTTTCTCAAGTCCACTAAGAACCAGATAAAGGCGACCATACAGGAAAACATACACAGTGAGAACCGTAATCTGCCAGAAGAACACAGGATCGTCAACAGATTCtataaaaaagtcaaaatcaaCTGTTAGATCTTATAGCGTATTTTACATACCAAGGTACTGAAGTAGAAACCAATTGTGGTAAAATAGCATGATAGCATTCGGAAGAAGTCAAATCTATGCCCAAGCCTATATAAATCACGACTCAATGTTTGTTCTCCATTTCCATTGGCAATCTTTGCCTCAAACAGAGAAATTTGGTTAAGTCCTACATCCCTCCCTTTACCAACTTGTATGTATTCATGATGGGTCACATTTCCTTCACGAAGGGTAGAATTGAAACCTGCACGAGAAGTAAATCAATTACAGTTCTACCAAAGAAAGTTCCAAGAATAGCTCTAGTGTTTTGGCCATACCAGCAAATATGTCCTCACTCAGGTTTATGACCTTGGAGGCTTTGCTCACTCCACCTCTTGTGAGGTGAAATAGTCGATCAAAAACATCTGGATGACCATAATGAAAACGAACCCTACAAAAACACAAGATTTATACATATGTTAACGCCAATTGATGACAGATaggaaaatgaatcaaattcaTAAGGTGGCATGACAATTTGAAAAGGACTGCACAGacaaatatacaataatataGGTAAAGGGTGGCCAATGGCCACTATTTGGAACAATTTTATTGGTATGATTACTTGCAATATAACCTAGCATCAGATTATTACAAGTAACCAGTGCTAGGTTTGCAATGAGTCATAGCTTGAAATCCTTTTAAGTGAATTGTTGAATACcaaacaaaaggaaaatatatacttcaagaagttttatttggaaatttatACCATGGTTGTGCTATCCAAGGAAAAACTAGAATAATGTCATGATCAGTACTAAGTGCTATATTCACTCCAAAAACAATGTTATATGTATGAATACTCAGCGAGTGGGGAGGATGAGGAAACAGCAGAACTTACTTTAAAGGATTGGCCAACAATCTCTGACCAATAGTAACAAAACTTGTCTCTTGATTTGACATAAACCAAGCAAGGGAGGAAACACTGCATCACATGGCAAAGAGAAAATTCAGTCGTCAAAACAAGAGTCTGTATACTTTTACCCGAAGAAAATACTAATTATGACCAAATGCTGACCTTCCGGTAAAGATATGTTCCCTCAAACCAAGAATTGATGGACACCTCACATCGTGGCGCTTAAGAAATTCTTGAAGCAGGTTTCTCATTTTCAGAGCTTCTTCCATATAATTATCCTATTtggaatatttattatagGACATAAAGAATGaaatccaaatccaattaAGCATAACAATGCTTTACCTGATTCATATCAATTGCCTGTAagccttctccacgtgtaaAAATAATGGCATGATTCTGATTTTCAGGTTTTCCTTCCCCCATGATGGCAGGTCCTGGAAGTTTTATACGATAGATTACCTGCATAGGAGGAactcctatatataatatagtacaATCTTTGCACAGGCAAAAGTGAATCAGAAACTGCCAAGAACAGGTTAAATTGACGAGTGTTTTTGATAAAATGGCAAGTGATTGACCAACTAACTTGCCAGCTTTGGCACACAGATCACTGAGTGAAAATGTAGTATCATCATAGCAAGGCAGATAGCCCGCTGAGGAGAAGAGGACCCCCCCCCCCTCCTTCCTAAATAGCTTCAACAATATaattcaacaacaaatattgcATAAACACCAAACAACCTATATTTCTACTTACATGCTGGACTTcaaatacatttaatttacCTGGTCCAGATTCTGCCCTGGTTCTAAAGAATTTGACTTGGGCAGAGCAGCCTTCACAAGGGTGGAGTAATACACCTTATCATTCACCTTCTTGGACCTATCTTTACTTGGTTCTTCAACTTCATCTATATATGCTACTCGAAGAGATGGGTATCTGTTCAAAGCAATCTAATTAGATGATAACTGCTGCAAGGAAACAGACAGCTACAGGTCTATAATCTTACGTCGTCATAAGTCTCAATATATCCTGAGCTCGAGGATCGCCAGATCTTTTTTGAATGCCATACAGCTGACAAGATACAACATAAGTGAACTTCATATCTGAAACTGCTTGACACTGTGTCCAAAGTGACCTCTCTCCTTTCAGTTGATCCTCGTTCAACTCAACAGCCTTGTATCCTTCCATTAAATCTGTTCAGATTGCACATAATTACTGTCTCCGCTACAATTAGTGATCAAATATCAAATGGCttgaaatgtaaaaaatgttATGTATTGTGCTCATCATGTGCACAGGATAAAGTACCATCATCCTTGGCCATGTCTAGGAAGGCTTGAAGTTCAAGTGCTTTGCGGTAATACATCATTCCTCTTACTGTCACACATTAGGGCAAGGCATCAGCCACGAAAAGTCAACTtcatcatgaaaaaaaaaagatgggaAGAATTCTTGATCAAAGATAGCGTAGGCATTTCAAGCAAACTACTAACTCAAGAAACCATGAGTAAACCAGTTGtgcatataaaatatagcAGTGATCAACTATTTACTAATTCCCTACAACCATCatgttaaattctctaaattctGGATATTGCACCTATTTGGGAGGAAACCTGGTAACTTGGCGAAGTAAGAAACAACATACAACATACTGTTGCGAGATCGTCTGCCGAGGCCGAGTATAGAGCTATGGCTCATACTGCTACTGAGATGATTGGAGTCAAAAATCTACTTGGAGAATGGGGTTCACTTTCAATGAACCTTTACCGATGCATTGTGATAACCAAGCTGCAATCTATATTGCGAACAATCCGGTTTTTCATGAAAGGACTAAACATATTGAAGTTGAGTGTCATTTCATTCGAGAGTGTGTTTTGAATCAGACAATTACTACTCCTTTCACTTCATCGTCCAACCAGATTGCTGATATCTTCACAAAACCGTTGCCTGGGAAGCGTTTCTCAGAACTTTGTACCAAGCTGGACATGATCAATATATATGATCCAGCTTGAGAGGGAGtgttaatatattatatgtattatGTCCCACATCGGAGATGTAACATAGTCTAGCTTAGTCtcttgtactatatatatgtggccTATGTTTactaatgaaaaaaacaactacTTTCTCCACTAtgtctctatattttattgttctacatggtatcagagctagcccacgtgatggaagtccgatgtgtcattccggcccacacgtgagggggcgtgttaaattctctaaattctgtcccacatcgacttggtgatgatccaatctaatctatataagtgtgaataaccctcccccttatgaggccttttaaggggtgagtggcctaTTTCTAATACATCAAATCTTAACTATGTAACTGAAATGTTCATTACTCAAGCTATTCAACTTGACATATGAGAGATCCATGAGTTACTTGGGCTGGTATAGGGTTCTACTTATTAGCAGGTCCATTTAAAACCAGAAAACTAAACATCATTAACAGATTCTACTCAGGATGGATTCTTTGTATTTGAGGTGGAATTGACTTAAGATGAGGTCAAAGAAGAGTCATATCAGTATGCTGCAATTCAGTCACCCAAAACCACTTCCTAAAACCCCTAAAAAGGAGAAGGAAATTATATGAAAGCAAAAATATGAGAGACTACAAACCACATCCTTCGTGGAATTCTACTTGATCATACCAGTTCTTGTTAACGTTTGACCCCTATAAGATGCCCAAAGGCGTAGTTGTTCTTCTAATTCATCAGATCCTCTAAGTTCTTCCTCATTGAGACACTTTACACGTTCGAGGAAATTGTCCCATTCATCTGCATAATTTAGCAACAAGGTTAGTAGAGAATGAGAAATCTGTCGTGCAAGGAAGCAAACCTAAAGCACAAACCTGGGTAAATTTTCTGCAAGTAAAAGAGAATGGAAACACCATCTTCATTTGGCACTTCTAGCTCAGGCAATGAGAAGAGAACTTCCTCCGTGTAATAAGGAGTCAAAACactaaatagaaaatatctatattaaatcaCAGACAAGAAGGCAAAAACATGATAACTTAGGGATTAGGACATAGGATGATCAAAAGTATACCTAATGTGAAGCTAACAATGATTAGAGGCTTATTTAGTCAGGATAACAGCCAAAAATGATATGATTCAGTTTCACTGAGAAACACAAGGGACAGCCATGTGATAGATTTCATAGATGCACAATTCAGAGTCCAATCACATAAAAAAGGGAGATCTGATACTCTAAATAATTTACAAGTTCGAGATCAATTCATAGGACTTGTGAATTTTACTCAAACTAAACTTTAACAAAAATTGGTATTACCTAGTGACACACACCGTTACAAAACTTGACAGTATAAAACAGAAGTAACTCAAGTCACAATACAAGTGTCCTAATGGTTATGATGATGATTAGAAAGTAATAATGATCTAAGACCATTGAGTCATTGACACAAAACCTTAAATTTAAGTTAGGGGTGTGTTGAACACTCAACAGATTGATTTGTGCAACACTTATAAATGTACAAAACCTGACTGGGTAAAGGACTCACGAG
This window contains:
- the LOC125207298 gene encoding heat shock 22 kDa protein, mitochondrial-like translates to MASSLALKRLLSSSRLLSRSVRPAASSRRFFNTNAVREYDSDDRDPDVISRRVFSPFAFPTRSSLSQILNVMDQMMESPVMSGGGGRRSWDARETEEGLQLRVDMPGLGKEDVKVSVEQNTLVIRGEGKKENEEDESGRRYTSRIDLPEKLYKTDEIKAEMKNGVLKVFVPRIKEDQRNDVFHVNID